The following coding sequences are from one Gossypium raimondii isolate GPD5lz chromosome 4, ASM2569854v1, whole genome shotgun sequence window:
- the LOC105766631 gene encoding probable F-box protein At2g36090 → MQNALLQTRKDSKTMATTSSASPPLSALCSPAITIVDQNNASTISTVHQDIIETHIFTRLDGPTLASASCASTHLHALASQENLWTNICHSTWPSTTSSRVRHVISNFHNGPRSFFSDAFPLAIEPVSFGNSSENPPDLPSEIISAVDIYYKKELIFSKVVETETVSAWFKCSPFRVDLLDPKEAVSTRIPNPDKDDTCRYLEEDMELSWIIIDPIGKRAMNLSSQRPVNVHRHWLSGEVQVKFASVVGGGGIGAATELVQCGVVVTCGGSAKGEMHVREVSLQLEDMDGMYLNGKESLVMLTRGMAGKRGRGKKRESERKKEVEEFLERKRERKERKMRREGTLDTLCVAFGVSAFASSLLFLLFR, encoded by the coding sequence ATGCAAAATGCTCTGCTGCAAACACGGAAAGACTCAAAAACCATGGCCACTACTTCCTCCGCATCGCCACCATTATCTGCACTCTGCTCCCCAGCAATCACCATCGTGGATCAGAACAACGCATCGACCATCTCTACTGTCCATCAAGACATCATAGAGACTCACATATTCACACGACTCGATGGCCCAACTCTCGCATCCGCCTCCTGCGCCTCCACTCACCTCCATGCACTTGCGTCGCAGGAAAACCTCTGGACCAATATTTGTCACTCCACGTGGCCTTCCACCACCTCTTCACGTGTTCGCCACGTCATCTCTAACTTCCACAACGGTCCCCGCTCCTTCTTCTCCGACGCCTTCCCATTAGCTATCGAACCCGTGAGCTTCGGAAACTCGTCGGAGAATCCTCCTGATCTTCCATCGGAAATAATCTCGGCCGTCGATATCTATTACAAGAAGGAGCTCATTTTCAGCAAAGTCGTCGAAACGGAAACTGTAAGCGCTTGGTTCAAATGCTCACCGTTTCGGGTAGATTTATTAGATCCCAAAGAAGCTGTTTCGACCCGGATACCAAACCCGGACAAGGACGACACATGCAGGTATCTGGAGGAAGACATGGAGTTGAGTTGGATCATAATCGACCCCATAGGGAAACGAGCGATGAATCTCTCGAGTCAAAGGCCGGTGAACGTACACCGGCACTGGCTGAGCGGGGAGGTGCAGGTGAAGTTCGCATCGGTAGTGGGCGGAGGAGGAATTGGGGCAGCGACAGAATTGGTGCAGTGCGGGGTGGTGGTCACGTGCGGGGGTTCGGCGAAGGGGGAGATGCACGTGAGAGAGGTGAGTTTGCAGTTGGAGGACATGGATGGAATGTATCTGAATGGGAAGGAGAGTTTGGTAATGTTGACGAGAGGAATGGCGGGTAAAAGGGGGAGAGGGAAGAAGAGGGAATCGGAAAGGAAGAAGGAAGTGGAGGAGTTTTtggaaaggaaaagagaaaggaaagaaaggaaaatgagaAGGGAAGGGACTTTAGATACGCTTTGCGTTGCGTTTGGAGTTTCCGCGTTTGCGTCCTCcctattatttcttttgttcaGATAA